In Porites lutea chromosome 8, jaPorLute2.1, whole genome shotgun sequence, the genomic stretch CATAACATCTTTGCTGAAAGCATGGGAGAAATGCGCAGTCCCCTAGTCCGAGATGTCATGTACCAAGCCATTGTTTATGGATTATATTTATCATTACCAGCAGCAGTGCTAAGTGTTGTACGGTTTTCTTGGTTTTTAGCACTGTATTTTATCATTCTCATTTTCatattgattgttttgtttgctgtgtTACACATTGGTTTCTCAAGGTACATTCAACGATGTTTAGACACTGATCTAGGAGACATAGAAAATACATATTTCCAGCAAAAGATATCGCACTTGTGGGTTGCAGAGTGCAACCAAATAGTAATCGGTATGGTAGCTCTCGTTCCCGATACTGACCATGAAGGATGCTTTGGAAAGTCTGGGGAAGTTGTGGGAAGACTTCGGAGAATGGCTGTTTTACCAGAATTCCGTAGATTAGGTGTCGCCAAACAACTTCTTGACACACTTCTGTCTTATGCGAAGCAAGTTGGGTATAAacaaattgttttgctgacaaCCAGTGCTCAAGAAGCTGCTATTAAATTTTACACAAAGCATGACTTCCAACTGGTATCAAA encodes the following:
- the LOC140945984 gene encoding N-acetyltransferase 8-like; the encoded protein is MKLEKEHSNTLKLDGKQSRYPDIVIRPFESCDTDVVHNIFAESMGEMRSPLVRDVMYQAIVYGLYLSLPAAVLSVVRFSWFLALYFIILIFILIVLFAVLHIGFSRYIQRCLDTDLGDIENTYFQQKISHLWVAECNQIVIGMVALVPDTDHEGCFGKSGEVVGRLRRMAVLPEFRRLGVAKQLLDTLLSYAKQVGYKQIVLLTTSAQEAAIKFYTKHDFQLVSKRLANRAMRGFYHLDYSYDLERRK